The following are encoded together in the Pleurocapsa sp. FMAR1 genome:
- a CDS encoding NAD(P)-dependent alcohol dehydrogenase, protein MTIKGYGCKEQGGQLESFEYDPGELAADAVEVEVEYCGICHSDLAMIDNDWGISSYPFIPGHEAIGKIVAVGTQVSQDRIGQRVGVGWQSASCNHCKNCGVGKESLCLNQGEVGQTIVGRNGAWANRVRSQAHWAIPLPDQLDPSLAGPLMCAGTTVWSPIRHYGVRPGMETAVLGVGGLGHLAVQFLAKMGTQVTGLSTTRSKEKNTRKLGATDFIATKESPEDLEKAVGRFDFILSTVSANVDWNAYINALSPEGTLVLCGVPDGAVEFMPFPIILGEKKVGGGRAGSPSDTKEMLEFCAVHNIAPMCEQFALKDINQAVQYVRDNKARFRAVLAY, encoded by the coding sequence ATGACTATCAAAGGTTATGGCTGTAAAGAACAAGGGGGACAATTGGAGTCCTTTGAATACGATCCAGGCGAATTAGCAGCAGATGCAGTCGAAGTTGAAGTCGAATACTGCGGTATCTGTCATAGTGATCTAGCAATGATCGATAACGACTGGGGAATTTCCAGCTACCCTTTTATTCCTGGACATGAAGCTATTGGCAAGATTGTGGCGGTAGGGACTCAAGTATCTCAAGATCGTATCGGTCAACGAGTTGGTGTAGGCTGGCAGTCAGCATCTTGTAATCACTGCAAAAACTGTGGCGTGGGCAAAGAATCTCTGTGTTTGAATCAAGGCGAAGTAGGTCAGACAATTGTCGGTCGTAACGGCGCATGGGCAAATAGGGTGCGATCGCAGGCTCATTGGGCTATTCCTCTTCCTGACCAATTAGACCCTTCCTTGGCAGGACCTTTGATGTGTGCAGGGACTACGGTTTGGTCTCCGATACGACATTATGGCGTGCGACCTGGGATGGAAACTGCGGTATTAGGAGTAGGTGGTCTGGGTCATTTGGCTGTACAGTTCCTTGCCAAAATGGGAACTCAGGTTACGGGTCTTAGCACTACTCGTTCTAAGGAAAAAAACACCCGAAAACTGGGGGCAACTGACTTTATTGCTACCAAGGAATCACCTGAAGATCTCGAAAAAGCTGTGGGGCGATTTGATTTTATCTTGTCAACGGTTTCAGCTAATGTAGATTGGAATGCTTATATCAATGCTTTATCACCTGAAGGAACTCTAGTTCTTTGCGGTGTTCCTGATGGTGCGGTTGAATTTATGCCTTTTCCCATAATCTTAGGGGAAAAAAAAGTGGGTGGCGGTCGGGCTGGTTCACCTTCTGATACCAAAGAAATGTTGGAGTTTTGCGCGGTTCACAATATTGCCCCGATGTGCGAACAATTTGCCCTGAAAGATATCAATCAAGCCGTTCAATACGTTCGGGATAATAAGGCGCGTTTTCGAGCAGTGCTTGCATATTAA
- a CDS encoding nuclear transport factor 2-like protein yields MTKKVVLITGANKGIGYEVARQLADNELPYNNTYSWYFKMKDGKAIEVIAFLDMQKFTDLWTNVSVSPKN; encoded by the coding sequence ATGACGAAAAAAGTTGTTTTGATCACAGGTGCAAACAAAGGAATTGGGTACGAGGTTGCACGACAACTTGCAGATAATGAGTTACCTTACAACAATACCTATAGCTGGTATTTCAAAATGAAGGACGGTAAAGCGATCGAAGTAATTGCCTTTTTGGATATGCAGAAGTTCACTGATCTGTGGACTAATGTTTCAGTTTCACCGAAAAACTAA
- a CDS encoding carboxymuconolactone decarboxylase family protein — protein MSKLIVTGMICILMATGAIFISLPLHAQNSISPSSKTLTRQERGEQVFNSLTGSEGLPPHFQQLQKDFPELADLTLKYALGDIWGREVLDDKTRQLISLAAFAAQGTMPQFKVHAQYALNYGVTPEELMEVVYLTTVTSGFPRALIAAGMLKELFQENDVRFPVASPN, from the coding sequence ATGTCAAAATTAATCGTAACAGGGATGATTTGTATATTGATGGCAACAGGGGCGATTTTCATCAGCTTACCGTTGCACGCTCAAAATTCGATTTCACCGTCTTCAAAAACGCTGACGCGACAGGAGCGTGGCGAACAAGTTTTCAACAGTCTTACTGGTAGCGAAGGACTTCCCCCGCATTTTCAGCAGCTTCAAAAAGATTTTCCAGAGCTTGCCGATCTAACGCTCAAATATGCTTTAGGAGATATTTGGGGTCGCGAGGTGTTAGACGACAAAACTCGTCAGCTAATTTCGCTAGCTGCATTCGCCGCCCAAGGCACAATGCCACAGTTCAAAGTTCATGCTCAGTACGCTTTGAACTATGGGGTCACACCCGAAGAACTAATGGAGGTCGTATATCTTACGACAGTTACGTCTGGCTTTCCTCGCGCTTTGATTGCAGCAGGAATGCTCAAAGAGCTGTTCCAAGAAAACGACGTCCGTTTTCCAGTAGCATCGCCGAACTAA
- a CDS encoding alpha/beta fold hydrolase — translation MSSEYSVDFIEARKVNRDAPLFVYLPGMDGTGKLFQNQADKLATRFDLRCFKIRSDNYSNWQDLARDTVRLIKSELDCKTNKEVYLCGESFGGCLALKTALAAPALIKKLVLVNPASSSNQLPMLGLGADIAPWLPTWIHRYSAAGLLPFLAQLNRINECDRLNLLESMKSLPPHIISWRLSLLRDFKIADEELRSLKIPSLILAGAADGLLPSVAEAKKLVNLMPKAKMAILPQSGHACLLETEVDLYQILIEQNFISAKALPSLELSLS, via the coding sequence ATGAGTTCTGAATATAGCGTAGATTTTATAGAGGCAAGAAAAGTTAATCGAGATGCTCCATTATTCGTTTATCTTCCTGGAATGGATGGTACAGGCAAGCTATTTCAGAATCAGGCGGATAAATTAGCAACTCGTTTTGATTTGCGTTGTTTTAAGATTCGCAGCGATAACTACAGTAACTGGCAAGATCTAGCTAGGGATACGGTAAGGCTGATTAAATCTGAATTAGACTGTAAGACGAATAAAGAAGTATATCTGTGTGGTGAATCTTTTGGTGGTTGTTTAGCACTAAAAACAGCTTTAGCTGCACCAGCATTGATTAAAAAACTAGTTTTAGTTAATCCCGCTTCTTCTTCTAACCAGCTACCTATGTTAGGTTTAGGCGCGGATATTGCTCCTTGGCTACCTACCTGGATACATCGCTACTCGGCTGCGGGGCTACTACCTTTCTTGGCGCAACTAAATCGAATTAATGAATGCGATCGCCTCAATCTGCTAGAGAGCATGAAATCTTTGCCACCTCATATAATTAGCTGGCGTTTGTCTCTGCTCAGAGATTTTAAAATCGCTGATGAGGAGTTACGTAGTTTGAAAATTCCTAGCTTAATTCTTGCTGGTGCAGCCGATGGTTTATTGCCTTCAGTGGCAGAAGCCAAAAAGCTGGTCAACCTAATGCCCAAAGCAAAAATGGCAATACTGCCTCAAAGTGGTCATGCGTGCCTTCTTGAAACCGAGGTCGATCTTTATCAGATATTAATTGAGCAAAATTTTATTTCAGCTAAAGCACTTCCTTCGCTGGAATTGTCTTTAAGTTAA
- a CDS encoding lysophospholipid acyltransferase family protein: MPFIPPRLIAQSLISAVNLNLTLSYGDRIPQDIPTIVISNHRSFLDAPILIKTIPYSLRIACHHYMGEIPVVKEIVDSLGCFPLAEANQRQKQFFAQASNLLAYRQWVGLFPEGTKPMIEPTAPNEMGEFQRGFAHLAWRVPVNNLAVLPVAIASISETNYSSIPISWLKQFDRHEPFFEHQGLHPMLVYHRVKVLIGRPYLINTAQKQEYKGKQAKILATDLTNYCQNQITDLLQEGTYKG; the protein is encoded by the coding sequence ATGCCATTTATTCCACCTCGTTTAATCGCTCAGTCTTTAATATCGGCAGTTAATTTAAATTTAACTCTATCTTATGGCGATCGCATTCCCCAAGATATTCCGACTATTGTTATTAGCAACCATCGTAGTTTTTTAGATGCACCAATTCTGATTAAAACAATTCCTTATTCTTTGAGAATTGCCTGTCATCATTACATGGGAGAAATTCCAGTGGTCAAAGAAATTGTTGATTCTTTAGGCTGCTTTCCCCTGGCTGAAGCCAATCAAAGACAAAAGCAGTTTTTTGCCCAGGCAAGCAATCTTCTTGCTTATAGACAGTGGGTTGGTTTGTTTCCTGAAGGTACTAAACCAATGATTGAGCCTACCGCACCCAACGAAATGGGCGAATTTCAGCGTGGTTTTGCTCATTTAGCCTGGAGAGTTCCTGTTAATAATTTAGCTGTTTTGCCAGTGGCGATCGCTTCAATTTCAGAAACAAATTATTCCAGTATTCCTATTAGCTGGCTTAAGCAGTTTGATCGCCATGAACCGTTTTTTGAACACCAGGGGTTACATCCAATGTTGGTTTACCACCGCGTTAAAGTATTGATCGGTCGTCCCTACTTGATAAATACGGCACAAAAACAGGAGTATAAAGGTAAACAGGCAAAAATACTCGCTACAGACTTAACTAACTATTGCCAGAATCAGATCACAGATTTATTACAAGAAGGGACTTATAAAGGATGA
- the metG gene encoding methionine--tRNA ligase — protein MNNTDHHKFALTTPLYYVNGVPHIGSAYTTMVADAAARFQRLQGKSVLFITGTDEHGQKIQRTAVEQNLEPQVFCDRNVESFKSLWSQLNIKYDRFSRTTAPNHQAIVNEFFERVWQQGDIYLDRQQGWYCVSCEEFKEERELIDDRHCAIHTSKQAEWRDEENYFFRLSNYQQYLEELYESQPDFIQPATRRNEVINFVKQGLKDFSISRVNLDWGFPVPVDKKHTIYVWFDALLGYVTALLEPNQEPTLDNALSQWWPINLHLIGKDILRFHAVYWPAMLASAGLPSPNKVFGHGFLTKDGLKMGKTLGNTVDPFELVDKYGADAVRYYFLKEIELGKDGDFNETRFIEVLNNDLANVLGNSLNRTLGMLTKYCQSKVPQLNSDDYDSDHPLFSIGMDLGDRVALAYENLQFSRACEEILTLVRSCNKYIDDSAPWSLFKQQKQSEVEHILYAVLESVRLSAYLLSPVIPDISSKIYQQLGFDWDFNSSDRVQTKEDFLIHSQWGKLSINKKLDKASPVFSKLELPSKD, from the coding sequence ATGAATAATACAGATCATCATAAATTTGCTTTAACTACTCCCCTTTATTATGTTAACGGCGTACCGCATATTGGTAGTGCCTACACTACTATGGTGGCTGATGCTGCTGCTAGATTTCAGCGTTTGCAGGGAAAATCTGTTTTATTTATTACTGGAACAGATGAACACGGACAAAAGATTCAGCGCACTGCTGTTGAACAAAACTTAGAGCCTCAAGTTTTTTGCGATCGCAATGTTGAAAGCTTTAAATCTCTGTGGTCACAATTAAACATCAAATACGATCGCTTTAGTCGTACCACTGCGCCTAATCATCAAGCAATTGTTAATGAGTTTTTTGAGCGTGTCTGGCAACAGGGTGATATCTACCTTGATCGCCAACAGGGTTGGTATTGCGTCTCTTGTGAAGAGTTCAAGGAAGAACGAGAATTAATCGATGATCGCCATTGTGCTATCCACACTAGCAAGCAAGCAGAGTGGCGGGATGAAGAAAATTATTTTTTTCGTCTTTCTAACTATCAGCAATATTTAGAAGAACTATATGAGTCCCAACCAGATTTTATCCAGCCAGCTACGCGACGCAATGAAGTTATCAACTTTGTTAAACAAGGTTTAAAAGATTTCTCTATTTCCCGCGTTAATTTAGATTGGGGTTTTCCTGTTCCTGTAGATAAAAAGCACACTATCTATGTTTGGTTTGATGCTCTTTTAGGCTATGTTACCGCTTTGCTTGAACCTAATCAAGAACCAACTTTAGATAATGCCTTGTCTCAATGGTGGCCGATTAATTTACATTTAATTGGTAAAGATATATTACGTTTTCATGCAGTTTATTGGCCAGCTATGTTAGCTTCTGCTGGTTTGCCTTCACCAAATAAAGTGTTTGGTCATGGCTTTTTGACCAAAGATGGACTCAAAATGGGAAAAACTTTGGGCAATACCGTCGATCCCTTTGAGCTAGTAGATAAGTATGGTGCAGACGCTGTACGCTATTACTTCCTCAAAGAAATTGAGTTAGGTAAAGACGGCGATTTTAATGAAACTCGTTTTATTGAAGTGCTTAATAACGATTTAGCTAATGTCTTGGGCAACTCGCTTAACCGAACTCTGGGGATGTTAACCAAATATTGCCAAAGTAAAGTTCCGCAGTTAAACAGTGATGACTATGATTCAGACCATCCACTTTTTAGTATTGGCATGGATTTAGGCGATCGCGTGGCTTTAGCTTACGAAAATCTGCAATTTAGTCGAGCTTGCGAAGAAATATTAACTTTGGTGCGCTCTTGCAATAAATATATTGATGACAGTGCGCCTTGGAGTTTATTTAAGCAGCAAAAACAATCTGAGGTAGAACATATTTTATATGCCGTCTTAGAGTCTGTACGTTTGTCGGCTTACTTGTTGTCTCCTGTGATCCCCGACATCAGCAGCAAAATTTATCAACAGTTAGGGTTTGACTGGGATTTTAACAGTAGCGATCGAGTACAGACAAAGGAAGATTTTCTGATTCATTCACAGTGGGGCAAACTATCTATTAATAAAAAACTAGATAAGGCTAGTCCAGTCTTTTCTAAATTAGAATTACCGTCGAAAGATTAA
- a CDS encoding LabA-like NYN domain-containing protein, with product MLDNFGSDPIFTSEQILENRGRVGIFIDGSNLFYAALQLGIEIDYSKLLYRLTGGSRLLRSFFYTGVDRTNEKQQGFLLWMRRNGYRVIAKDLVQLPDGSKKANLDVEIAVDMMALVSAYDTAVLVSGDGDLAYAVDAVSYRGARVEVVSLRSMTSDSLINVADRYIDLDQIKEDIQKNTKHGDPYRSFSGFGILDD from the coding sequence ATGTTGGACAACTTCGGAAGTGACCCTATCTTTACATCTGAACAGATTTTAGAAAATAGAGGACGGGTGGGAATTTTTATTGATGGTTCAAATTTATTTTACGCTGCACTACAGCTAGGTATTGAAATTGATTACAGCAAACTCTTGTACCGTCTTACGGGAGGTTCAAGATTACTCAGATCGTTTTTCTACACGGGAGTAGATCGCACTAACGAAAAACAACAGGGCTTTTTACTGTGGATGCGCCGTAATGGTTATCGCGTCATTGCCAAAGACTTAGTACAGCTACCAGATGGCTCTAAAAAAGCCAATCTAGACGTAGAAATTGCCGTGGATATGATGGCTTTGGTATCTGCCTATGACACTGCCGTATTGGTCAGTGGCGACGGGGATCTTGCTTATGCAGTAGATGCAGTTAGTTATCGTGGTGCAAGAGTAGAAGTTGTCAGCTTGCGATCGATGACTAGCGATAGCTTAATTAATGTAGCTGATCGCTATATTGATTTGGATCAAATAAAAGAAGACATTCAAAAAAATACCAAACATGGCGATCCCTATCGCAGTTTTTCTGGATTTGGCATCTTGGATGATTAG
- the lptC gene encoding LPS export ABC transporter periplasmic protein LptC produces MAIPIAVFLDLASWMIRKSLRRKALLFSYSLLLMLLLVIFVGCQTSPPNLKPKPEPKSAEKTRLNTQLVLNNAILEQSNPQDNTVWKIRADTITYSEDKEIANLSQVVGNLLQDGKIILQISANNGEVRDNGNVIVLKEDVIASDPRNQSTIESNIVEWRPQENLLSIEDSLKAIGSNLEVTAKSGKYFTDRESLEIQGDVIATTDKPALQLKCDRLIWNVAQNQIKSPGAVEIVGFDQAETVTDKLVSDRAEVNLTQNIATLHNNIEFRSLQPKLQAATNFLTWDYQKRIGKTNQPIEILNRDRQTSLTGNAGEINLQQQIAKLQDGVRGINQQKQSELYARQLTWKIDTEEITATDNVIYEQTDPKARLTGEKAVGTLGNNNIVVTSNGKQQVTSVIDN; encoded by the coding sequence ATGGCGATCCCTATCGCAGTTTTTCTGGATTTGGCATCTTGGATGATTAGAAAATCTCTGAGGAGGAAGGCATTGCTTTTCTCCTACAGTTTATTGTTAATGTTATTGCTGGTTATTTTTGTAGGCTGTCAAACATCGCCTCCCAATCTCAAACCTAAACCCGAACCTAAAAGTGCAGAGAAGACTAGATTAAATACTCAGTTAGTTTTAAACAACGCTATTTTAGAGCAGTCTAATCCGCAAGATAATACAGTCTGGAAAATTAGGGCTGATACTATTACCTACAGTGAAGACAAAGAGATCGCTAATTTAAGTCAGGTTGTGGGCAATTTATTACAAGATGGCAAGATAATCTTGCAAATTAGTGCCAACAATGGAGAAGTTCGAGATAATGGCAACGTCATAGTTTTAAAAGAAGATGTAATTGCCAGCGATCCCCGCAACCAAAGCACCATTGAAAGCAACATTGTAGAATGGCGACCTCAAGAAAATTTGTTGTCGATTGAAGACAGCTTAAAAGCTATCGGTTCTAATTTAGAAGTTACTGCCAAATCAGGCAAGTATTTTACTGACCGTGAAAGCTTAGAAATACAGGGCGATGTTATCGCTACGACGGATAAACCTGCCTTGCAGTTAAAGTGCGATCGCCTGATCTGGAATGTTGCTCAAAACCAGATTAAAAGCCCTGGTGCGGTTGAAATAGTAGGCTTCGACCAAGCTGAAACCGTTACCGATAAATTAGTAAGCGATCGCGCTGAAGTTAATTTAACTCAAAACATTGCTACTCTACACAACAATATTGAATTTAGATCGCTTCAGCCAAAATTACAGGCGGCTACCAATTTTTTAACCTGGGATTATCAAAAGCGGATCGGTAAAACAAATCAGCCAATTGAGATTTTAAATCGCGATCGCCAAACTAGCCTTACAGGTAACGCAGGCGAAATTAACCTTCAGCAGCAAATAGCTAAATTACAAGATGGAGTGCGGGGAATCAATCAGCAAAAGCAATCAGAATTGTATGCTCGTCAATTAACCTGGAAAATCGATACAGAAGAAATTACAGCAACCGATAATGTAATTTACGAGCAAACAGATCCAAAAGCCAGATTAACTGGAGAAAAAGCAGTAGGTACTTTGGGCAACAACAACATCGTCGTTACTAGCAATGGCAAACAACAAGTTACTTCAGTTATCGATAACTGA
- a CDS encoding pyridoxine 5'-phosphate synthase — MTNLSVNLNKVALIRNTRNIGIPSITKMAQICIDAGAKGITVHPRPDQRHIRPEDVYDLLEVVTPVEFNIEGNPLEVSFMEIVRQVKPTQCTLVPDTPDTFTSDSGWDLTKDQERLIPIIKELQSLGSRVSLFMDADVEQISLVPATGAERIELYTEPYATAYRENKDLEVTWQQFADAAQKAQELGLGVNAGHDLNLDNLGKFCTIPNILEVSIGHALTAEALEMGFATTVKEYIKILAQSA; from the coding sequence ATGACAAATCTCAGCGTCAATTTAAATAAAGTGGCATTAATTAGAAATACTCGTAATATTGGTATTCCCAGCATTACAAAAATGGCACAAATATGTATTGATGCTGGTGCTAAAGGAATTACGGTTCACCCTCGCCCAGATCAAAGGCACATTCGACCAGAGGATGTTTATGATTTGCTAGAGGTGGTAACTCCCGTGGAATTTAATATTGAAGGGAATCCTTTGGAAGTTTCTTTCATGGAAATTGTCCGCCAAGTAAAGCCGACACAATGTACTCTTGTTCCTGATACCCCTGACACCTTTACTTCTGATAGCGGATGGGATCTAACTAAAGATCAAGAGCGATTGATTCCAATCATTAAAGAGTTACAGAGTCTGGGAAGTCGAGTTAGCTTGTTCATGGATGCAGATGTTGAGCAAATTAGTCTTGTCCCTGCTACTGGTGCAGAGCGAATTGAACTCTATACTGAACCTTACGCTACGGCATATCGGGAAAATAAAGATTTAGAAGTTACTTGGCAACAGTTTGCCGATGCAGCACAAAAAGCTCAAGAGTTAGGTTTGGGAGTAAATGCAGGACACGATCTTAACCTTGACAATTTGGGCAAGTTTTGTACCATTCCTAACATTTTAGAAGTATCTATCGGTCATGCTTTGACAGCGGAGGCTCTGGAAATGGGATTTGCCACCACGGTTAAAGAATATATCAAGATTTTGGCTCAATCTGCTTAG
- a CDS encoding UPF0182 family protein, producing the protein MKRLYKSVLGAIAIIVGLWLIFEFSARLFAEILWFKEVDYLATFLIRRLSQYLLCFVVTSISILYLWLNLRQTKRWQWQWLPKDDWYDAGIPYTPQQKLALPKADKVTWGKQIPKRRYPDKKTYSPRLKLPLLLFAAIALAVGITCIILNYAQSALTIWQTSYQLPQIAATLKPPLDAFNLANVTGFLLSYLRQLAIVVIFVGLLLWKPQVSLRAIAILISLIFGLIAAGKWTIFLRFLNLSNFDFIDPQFNQDIGFYIFRLPLWQLVESWLTGLSCFALISCALFYLLSGNSLSEGRFPGFAKIQLRHLSFLGGVVMIALALQHWLNRYDLLYSSRGVVYGAGYTNIKVQLPIEICLTAVSLIAAVWLFYKSWTGYQNLQIQQRKFKRIVFLVLPFAAYLLIFSLSSVLSSTVQRLVVQPNELVKERPYIQRSIKMTRRAFNLDNIEAQTFNPQGQLTAQDIRDNDSTIKNIRLWDTRPILQTNRQLQQIRPYYQFYNADIDRYLLGKDAAAYKQQVIIAARELDYRQVLDIAKTWVNEHLIYTHGYGFTLSPVNRVAAGGLPYYYVKDIGTGSQESGTLTISDEVIRQSIPIGKPRIYYGELTNPYVMTSTKVRELDFPSGEENVYTVYEGTGGIKIGNYFQRVLFAQYLKDWQMLFAQNFTADTKLLFRRSIKQRVKEIAPFLNYDQDPYLVAAKPDNQTNNRDYLYWIIDAYTTSDRYPYSDPGKNSFNYLRNSVKVVVDAYNGKTDFYIADPTDPIIQTWDKVFPQLFKPLSAMPLELRQHIRYPEDLFSIQSERLLTYHMTDPQVFYNREDQWQIPKEIYGTKSQAVAPYYLIMKLPTATKEEFILLHPYTPTSRPNLIAWLAARSDGAEYGKLLLYKFPKQKLIYGPNQIEALINQDPVISQQISLWNRQGSRAIQGNLLIIPIDQSLLYVEPLYIEAEENSLPTLARVIVVYDNQIVMAETLDKAIETIFNGKSDPKAIIRPLENVNTNQ; encoded by the coding sequence ATGAAACGGCTTTATAAATCAGTATTAGGCGCGATCGCAATTATTGTAGGCTTGTGGCTGATATTTGAGTTTTCGGCACGGTTGTTTGCAGAAATTCTTTGGTTTAAGGAAGTAGATTACCTGGCAACTTTTCTAATTCGTCGGCTGAGTCAATATCTACTTTGCTTTGTAGTCACTAGTATTTCTATACTATATTTATGGCTAAATCTCAGGCAGACAAAGCGTTGGCAGTGGCAATGGTTACCAAAAGACGATTGGTATGATGCGGGTATTCCCTATACTCCTCAACAAAAATTAGCTTTGCCAAAGGCGGATAAAGTTACCTGGGGCAAACAAATACCTAAAAGACGTTATCCAGACAAAAAGACTTATTCTCCTCGTTTAAAATTACCTTTATTATTATTTGCAGCGATCGCTCTTGCTGTTGGCATTACCTGCATTATTTTAAACTATGCTCAATCTGCTTTGACTATATGGCAGACCAGTTACCAGCTACCGCAAATTGCTGCCACCTTAAAACCGCCTTTAGATGCCTTTAATTTGGCTAATGTTACGGGCTTTCTTTTAAGTTATCTACGGCAGTTAGCAATAGTTGTTATCTTTGTCGGTTTGCTGTTGTGGAAACCTCAAGTTAGTTTAAGAGCGATCGCCATTTTAATTAGTCTGATTTTTGGCTTGATTGCTGCGGGCAAGTGGACAATATTTTTGCGTTTTTTAAATCTATCTAACTTTGATTTTATCGACCCACAATTTAATCAGGATATTGGTTTTTATATCTTTCGCTTACCTTTGTGGCAGTTAGTAGAATCTTGGTTAACTGGCTTATCCTGCTTTGCTTTGATATCTTGTGCCTTATTTTATCTACTATCGGGCAATAGTTTATCTGAGGGTCGCTTTCCTGGTTTTGCCAAAATTCAACTGCGTCATCTGTCTTTTTTAGGTGGAGTAGTAATGATTGCCTTGGCTTTGCAACACTGGCTTAATCGCTATGATTTACTCTATAGCTCTCGTGGAGTAGTTTATGGTGCAGGATATACCAATATCAAAGTTCAGCTACCTATTGAAATATGTTTAACTGCTGTATCTCTTATTGCTGCTGTTTGGTTGTTTTATAAAAGCTGGACTGGCTATCAAAATCTCCAGATCCAACAGCGCAAATTTAAACGAATTGTTTTTCTGGTTTTACCTTTTGCAGCTTATCTATTGATTTTTTCTCTTAGCAGTGTTTTGAGTTCCACAGTGCAGCGTTTAGTAGTTCAACCTAACGAGTTAGTCAAAGAACGACCTTATATTCAGCGTAGTATTAAGATGACCCGCAGGGCTTTTAATTTAGATAATATTGAGGCACAGACATTTAACCCTCAAGGTCAATTAACTGCTCAAGATATACGAGATAACGATTCGACGATTAAAAATATTCGTCTTTGGGATACTCGCCCCATCCTGCAAACTAACCGTCAACTCCAGCAAATTCGTCCTTACTATCAATTTTATAATGCGGACATCGATCGTTATTTACTAGGTAAAGATGCAGCAGCCTACAAACAGCAGGTAATTATTGCCGCTAGAGAGTTAGATTATCGTCAAGTTTTAGATATCGCCAAAACCTGGGTTAATGAGCATCTAATTTACACTCATGGCTATGGTTTTACTTTGTCTCCCGTTAATCGCGTAGCAGCAGGAGGTTTGCCCTACTACTACGTTAAAGATATTGGTACAGGTAGCCAAGAATCAGGCACTTTAACAATATCTGATGAGGTAATTCGTCAAAGTATACCTATCGGTAAACCCCGCATTTATTACGGTGAATTGACCAATCCTTATGTTATGACCTCTACTAAGGTTCGGGAATTAGATTTTCCTAGTGGTGAAGAAAATGTTTATACAGTTTATGAGGGTACAGGAGGAATTAAAATTGGCAACTATTTCCAACGGGTATTGTTTGCCCAATACCTTAAAGATTGGCAGATGCTGTTTGCCCAAAACTTTACTGCTGATACCAAGCTACTATTTCGACGCAGTATCAAACAACGGGTAAAAGAAATCGCCCCATTTCTCAATTATGACCAAGATCCTTATTTAGTCGCTGCCAAACCCGATAATCAAACTAATAATCGGGATTATCTTTACTGGATCATTGATGCTTATACTACCAGCGATCGCTATCCTTATTCCGATCCAGGCAAAAATAGTTTTAATTATCTTCGCAACTCCGTTAAAGTTGTTGTGGATGCTTACAATGGCAAGACAGATTTCTATATTGCTGACCCTACAGATCCTATAATTCAAACCTGGGACAAGGTTTTTCCTCAGCTATTTAAACCTCTTTCGGCGATGCCTTTAGAATTGCGTCAACACATCCGCTACCCCGAAGATTTATTTAGTATCCAGTCAGAAAGGCTACTTACTTATCACATGACAGATCCCCAGGTATTTTACAACCGAGAGGATCAGTGGCAAATTCCTAAAGAAATTTATGGCACAAAATCCCAGGCGGTAGCACCCTATTACCTAATCATGAAGCTACCTACCGCTACCAAAGAAGAATTTATTTTACTGCATCCTTACACTCCTACTAGTCGTCCTAATCTAATTGCTTGGTTAGCAGCCAGATCCGACGGCGCAGAATACGGCAAACTCTTACTCTACAAATTTCCTAAGCAAAAGCTAATTTACGGACCAAATCAAATAGAGGCTTTAATCAACCAAGATCCCGTAATTTCTCAACAAATATCTCTCTGGAATCGACAAGGATCGAGAGCAATCCAAGGAAATCTTTTAATTATTCCCATCGATCAGTCCTTGCTGTACGTCGAGCCTTTATATATTGAGGCAGAAGAAAATAGTTTACCTACTTTGGCGAGAGTAATTGTCGTTTACGATAATCAAATCGTGATGGCAGAGACTTTGGATAAAGCTATTGAGACAATCTTTAATGGCAAAAGCGATCCTAAAGCTATTATCCGACCTTTAGAGAATGTAAACACTAATCAGTAA